A region of Cystobacter fuscus DSM 2262 DNA encodes the following proteins:
- a CDS encoding superoxide dismutase family protein yields the protein MKNPTVAFIRVSLMSAVLVLAACGTGRSAIVTLDSRSDSLTTGKATFTESGDKVTLDLEVAGATPGLHGAHIHQTGDCTAADAASAGGHWNPAGVSHGSADPGHHLGDLGNIEIGQDGRGTLKLTKQAWKIGDGSAQDVVGKALVIHAGQDDLATDPAGNSGGRVACGVIAEKTDKK from the coding sequence GTGAAGAACCCCACCGTTGCCTTCATCCGAGTGTCCCTGATGTCCGCCGTGCTCGTGCTCGCCGCGTGCGGCACGGGGCGCAGCGCCATCGTCACCCTGGACAGCCGCAGCGACAGCCTCACCACGGGCAAGGCCACCTTCACCGAGTCCGGTGACAAGGTGACGCTGGATCTGGAGGTCGCTGGCGCCACCCCGGGTCTGCACGGCGCTCACATCCACCAGACCGGGGACTGCACCGCGGCCGACGCCGCGAGCGCGGGAGGCCACTGGAATCCCGCTGGCGTGAGCCATGGCTCCGCGGATCCCGGCCACCACCTGGGTGACCTGGGCAACATCGAGATCGGCCAGGATGGCCGGGGCACGCTGAAGCTCACCAAGCAGGCCTGGAAGATCGGCGACGGCTCCGCGCAGGACGTGGTGGGCAAGGCCCTCGTCATCCACGCGGGACAGGATGACCTCGCCACGGATCCCGCGGGCAACTCGGGCGGCCGCGTGGCGTGCGGCGTCATCGCCGAGAAGACCGACAAGAAGTAG
- a CDS encoding heme-degrading domain-containing protein, which yields MSVSLDQLLAEEAELQFDHLAHEDALALGLKLLERARRDRLPVVIDVALAGLTVLHCALPGCRPDNEDWVRRKRNTVGRFWHSSFYMGRYYAAKGSSLADKPHIDPSEYVDHGGSFPLLVRGLGCVGSITVSGLAQEEDHALVVDVLREWRAGR from the coding sequence GTGTCCGTGAGTTTGGATCAGTTGCTGGCGGAGGAAGCCGAGTTGCAGTTCGACCACCTGGCGCACGAGGACGCGCTCGCGCTGGGACTCAAGCTGCTCGAGCGCGCGCGGCGCGACCGGCTCCCCGTGGTCATCGACGTGGCGCTCGCGGGACTCACCGTCCTGCACTGCGCCCTTCCCGGCTGTCGCCCGGACAACGAGGACTGGGTGCGGCGCAAGCGCAACACCGTGGGCCGCTTCTGGCACAGCTCGTTCTACATGGGGCGCTACTACGCCGCCAAGGGCTCGAGCCTGGCCGACAAGCCGCACATCGATCCTTCCGAGTACGTGGACCACGGGGGCAGCTTCCCCCTGCTGGTGCGCGGACTCGGATGCGTGGGCAGCATCACCGTGTCCGGACTCGCGCAGGAGGAGGACCACGCCCTGGTGGTCGACGTCCTGCGCGAGTGGCGGGCGGGCCGCTGA
- a CDS encoding glucose 1-dehydrogenase: MAGRVEGKVALVTGAASGLGKAMAVMLAREGARVAVTDRNEEGARDVAQSIGASARAWTLDVTSEEDWRRVVDEVSSTFGRLDVLVNNAGVGAVADIESTTLEQWRFVHAVNVDGVFLGCKHGIRAMRQCGAKGSIINISSVAGLVGVAEFPAYSSSKGAVRLLSKSVALHCANKGYGIRCNSVHPSFIETPMVDKLATAMGDPQASRAKLARKIPLGSLGEPDDIAYAVLYLASDESKMMTGSEFVVDGGTTAT, encoded by the coding sequence ATGGCAGGCCGGGTCGAAGGCAAGGTCGCGCTGGTGACGGGGGCGGCGTCGGGGTTGGGCAAGGCGATGGCGGTGATGCTGGCGCGCGAGGGCGCGCGGGTGGCCGTCACCGATCGGAATGAAGAAGGGGCCCGGGATGTGGCCCAGTCCATCGGGGCCTCGGCGCGCGCGTGGACGCTGGATGTCACGAGCGAGGAGGACTGGAGGCGGGTGGTGGACGAGGTGTCGTCCACGTTCGGCCGGCTGGACGTGCTGGTGAACAACGCGGGCGTGGGCGCCGTGGCGGACATCGAGTCGACGACCCTGGAGCAGTGGCGCTTCGTGCACGCGGTGAACGTGGATGGGGTCTTCCTGGGGTGCAAGCATGGCATCCGGGCCATGCGCCAGTGCGGCGCGAAGGGCTCCATCATCAACATCAGCTCGGTGGCGGGACTGGTGGGCGTGGCCGAGTTTCCGGCGTACAGCTCGAGCAAGGGCGCCGTGCGGCTGCTGAGCAAGTCGGTGGCGCTGCACTGCGCGAACAAGGGCTATGGCATCCGCTGCAACTCCGTGCACCCCTCGTTCATCGAGACCCCCATGGTCGACAAGCTGGCGACCGCCATGGGGGATCCGCAGGCGAGCCGGGCGAAGCTCGCGCGCAAGATTCCCCTCGGCTCGCTCGGAGAGCCGGATGACATCGCCTACGCGGTGCTCTACCTCGCCTCGGACGAGTCCAAGATGATGACTGGCTCGGAGTTCGTCGTGGACGGTGGCACCACCGCGACCTGA